The following proteins come from a genomic window of Gossypium raimondii isolate GPD5lz chromosome 5, ASM2569854v1, whole genome shotgun sequence:
- the LOC105769524 gene encoding ABC transporter G family member 15: MEIEVASCSKKGAGGASHEDELRGVYLVWQDLTVVLPNFGNKPTKRLLQGLSGYAEPGRIMAIMGPSGSGKSTLLDSLAGRLARNVVMTGNILLNGKKKRLEYGAVAYVTQEDVMLGTLTVRETLTYSAHLRLPTTLSKEEVKDIVEGTIMEMGLQDCGDTVIGNWHRRGISGGEKKRLSIALEILTMPKLLFLDEPTSGLDSASAFFVVQSLRNIARDGRTVVSSIHQPSSEVFALFDDLFLLSGGETVYFGEAKMAVQFFAEAGFPCPSRRNPSDHFLRCINSDFDAITATLKGSQRLRDKPTSSDPFMEMATAQIKSALVEKYRDSKYAKMARARSQEISKIEGLEVETKSGSQATWWKQLTTLTKRSFVNMCRDVGYYWARIVIYILVSICVGTVFYDVGYGNTAILARVACGAFITGFMTFMSIGGFPSFIEELKVFNKERLNGYYGVAAYTLSNFLSAFPFLVTISLITGTITFYLVKFRSGFSHYAFFCLNIFFSIAVIESLMMVVASMVPNYLMGIVTGAGIIGILMMTSGFFRLLPDLPKIFWRYPISYISFSSWALQGAYKNDFIGLEFDPLLPGDRKLTGDEIITKYFGVSVDRSKWWDLTAVVVILICYRLIFFIILKMKEKASPFLQEIYAKKTLEHLDKRPSFRKVPSLASSKRHQPLHSLSSQEGLNSPLH; this comes from the exons ATGGAGATAGAGGTAGCAAGCTGCAGTAAGAAAGGTGCCGGTGGCGCTTCTCATGAGGATGAGCTCAGGGGTGTTTACTTGGTTTGGCAGGACCTCACGGTGGTGTTGCCAAACTTTGGTAATAAACCAACCAAAAGGTTGCTTCAAGGACTTAGTGGATATGCTGAGCCTGGCAGAATCATGGCCATTATGGGTCCTTCTGGTTCCGGAAAATCTACTCTGCTTGACTCTCTTGCag GTAGACTTGCCAGAAATGTGGTCATGACCggaaatatccttttaaatggAAAGAAGAAGAGACTAGAGTATGGTGCTGTt GCTTATGTAACTCAGGAGGATGTGATGTTGGGAACTCTAACAGTAAGAGAAACTTTAACATACTCAGCTCATTTAAGGCTTCCGACCACGTTGAGCAAAGAAGAAGTGAAAGACATTGTGGAGGGAACAATCATGGAAATGGGTCTTCAAGACTGTGGTGACACAGTGATTGGGAATTGGCATCGAAGAGGAATAAGTGGTGGGGAGAAGAAGAGACTTAGCATTGCACTTGAGATCCTCACGATGCCCAAATTGTTATTCCTGGATGAACCTACTAGCGGCCTTGACAGTGCCTCTGCTTTCTTTGTGGTTCAATCTCTCCGGAACATAGCTCGCGATGGGAGGACCGTTGTCTCTTCCATTCACCAGCCCAGTAGTGAAGTTTTTGCTCTGTTTGATGACCTTTTCTTGTTATCTGGTGGTGAAACTGTTTATTTTGGGGAGGCAAAAATGGCTGTCCAG TTCTTTGCTGAAGCTGGTTTTCCATGCCCAAGTAGAAGAAACCCTTCGGATCACTTCCTCCGATGTATAAATTCGGACTTTGACGCCATAACTGCCACATTGAAGGGTTCTCAAAGACTACGC GATAAACCAACATCCTCGGATCCTTTCATGGAGATGGCAACAGCACAGATCAAGTCTGCCCTTGTCGAAAAGTACCGGGACTCAAAGTACGCGAAAATGGCTCGAGCTAGGAGTCAAGAAATATCTAAAATT GAAGGACTTGAGGTAGAAACAAAAAGTGGAAGTCAAGCAACATGGTGGAAGCAACTTACAACATTGACAAAACGATCATTTGTCAACATGTGTAGAGATGTAGGATATTACTGGGCAAGGATTGTGATATACATACTTGTATCTATTTGTGTGGGAACCGTCTTCTATGATGTCGGATATGGCAATACTGCAATCCTTGCCCGAGTAGCCTGCGGTGCATTTATTACAGGTTTCATGACCTTCATGTCCATCGGAGGTTTTCCTTCTTTCATCGAAGAATTGAAG GTTTTCAATAAAGAAAGGCTGAATGGATATTATGGAGTTGCGGCTTATACACTTTCCAATTTCTTGTCTGCATTTCCGTTCCTAGTTACGATTTCACTTATCACAGGAACCATAACATTTTACCTGGTGAAATTTCGATCCGGATTTTCGCATTATGCCTTCTTTTGTCTCAATATCTTCTTCAGCATCGCTGTGATTGAGAGCCTCATGATGGTGGTAGCTTCGATGGTTCCTAATTACCTTATGGGAATCGTAACCGGTGCCGGAATTATC GGGATTCTAATGATGACATCAGGCTTCTTCAGGTTGCTGCCTGATCTTCCTAAGATATTCTGGCGTTACCCCATTTCGTATATCAGTTTTAGCTCATGGGCACTTCAG GGGGCGTACAAGAACGATTTCATAGGCCTGGAATTCGACCCATTACTACCAGGGGATCGGAAACTAACCGGGGATGAAATCATTACCAAGTACTTTGGGGTTTCGGTAGACCGGTCCAAGTGGTGGGATTTAACAGCAGTGGTGGTCATCCTTATATGTTACCGCCTTATCTTCTTCATCATTCTGAAGATGAAGGAAAAGGCTTCACCATTTTTGCAAGAAATTTATGCAAAAAAGACACTAGAGCATCTTGATAAAAGGCCTTCCTTCAGGAAGGTACCATCTCTGGCTTCTTCCAAGCGCCACCAGCCTCTCCACTCTCTTTCATCTCAAGAGGGTCTTAACTCTCCATTACACTAA